From the Mycobacterium sp. DL592 genome, the window GATGAGCGTTTCAATGATCTTGACACTCAATAAATTGTGCCAAACACTCAACGTGTGGATTTGTTGCAGGAGCATCTGGTGCGTGCTCGCGCTTCTGGCGGCGTCTTCGCGCGCTCTACGGCGGTACCTCCGTGGGGATTGCGGCTACCCGGCACGATCCAGCTGGCCGTCCACGCCGTCGTTCAGGGCAGCGCGTGGCTGTGGCTCGACGGCATCGGCAACCCAATTGAACTGCGCCCCGGCGATCTGGCATTGGTGCGCGGCGGCCCGGATCATTTCATCGGCGACCAGCCCGGGGCGACGTGCGTGACGCACGAAGAGTTCCAGTCGCTGCCCGATGCGGAGGAAGCCGACTCACAGGGCGGCGCCTCGGTGTTTCTGTGCGGCGCTTACCGTTTCGCCGGTGACATTGGACAAGGATTGGTCGACGCACTTCCTCCGATGCTCCCGCTGCCGGCGACCGTTGACGATCCGATTCACGCCGTCGTTACACTGCTGTCCCGAGAAATGTTGCACGCGCAGCCCGGCCGCCAAACAGTGCTCGACAGGCTGCTCGACGTGCTCGTCGTGTTCGGGCTTCGCTCTGGACTGACACGCAGCTCAAATCCGCCAGCGTGGTTCCATGCAGCTTCAGATCCGCGCTTGGCACCGGCCCTGCACGCTATCCACGGCCAGCCCGAAAAGCCGTGGACTGTAGACGAACTCGCCGCGATCGCGCACATGTCCAGGGCTACTTTCGCCCGCGCATTTCAGCAGGTGCTCGGACAATCACCCATGCGCTACCTCACCGACTGGCGCATGGCTCTAGCTCGCGACCTGCTTCTCGCCTCCGACGCAACCCTTGGACAGATCGCCGCCCAGATTGGCTACAGCTCGGTCTACGCGTTCACCACCGCGTTCCATCGCCACCACGGCCAGCCGCCCCGACGTTGGCAACTCGCGACCATCAGCCACCCATGAGCCAACTGTGACCAACCTGCTGACCGAGTGCGCCTGATACGTAAGGAATTCTGTCTAGAAGGCAAAGTGAGGTGCCGTCGGCAACTCCGAATCGACGACGGAATGTGCTCATAGGACAGAGTCAACCGCGTGCATGGGGCCCGGCCCGCAACCCCCAACTCAACGCCGACGATCACCCATGCCGCCTGACGGTCAGTTCGTGTACTCGGCGACGCCGTCGTCGAGTACCACCCGGGCGCCCGCGCCGTCGGGTCCGGCCGCCTCGGTGCGATAGATGGCCTTGCCCGCCTCGGTTCGCCAGATCGACGTCGTCAGCGTCTCGCCGGGGAACACCGGAGCGGAGAACCGCGCGGCGACCGCCGTCAGCTTCGAGGCGTCGTTGCCGGCCAGCTCGGCCAGCAGCGCGCGCCCGGCGAAACCGTAGGTGCACAACCCGTGCAGGATCGGCGTCGGGAAGCCGGCCATCTCACGGGCGAACCACGGATCGCTGTGCAGCGGGTTGCGGTCACCGGAGAGCCGGTAGATCAACGCCTGATCGGCCCGGGTCGGTGCGACGACACGGGCATCCGGCTCGCGGTCGGGGAACTCCGGGGCGGCCGGCCGCTGACCGGGCTGCCCGCCGAATCCTCCGGCGCCTCGGATGACGGCCGTCGACAACGTCTCGGCGACCAGTTCACCGGTGGCCGGGTCGGTTCCGATCCCACGCATCATCACGATGCCGTTCTTGCCCTCACCCTTGTCCTGGATGTCGGCGACCTCGGATACCACCGACAGCGACCCGGAAGCGGGCAGCGGCTTATGCAGCCGGATCTCCTGGGAGCCGTGCAGCAGCAGGCCGAAGTTGAACGACCCCACTTTGCCGACCGCGGCGAAGCCCGTACAGCAGATCACCGCGAATGTGGGCAGCACCTGCTGGGCGATGTCGTGGCTGTTCTCGGTGGTGTACGCCAGATCGTCGACGCCGGCGCCCACGCCCAATGCGTAGAGCAGCGTGTCGCGTTCGGTCCACTCGTAGAGCTGTGGTTCGGTCCGGGCTCCGATTGCCGTGGGATCAAGTGCCATTGCGCCGCTCCTGGGGTCTTTAGATAGTCGACTCAATAGTCGCACTCCCGAAAATCTCGCACGCCGAAGCCGGGGACAAGGCACGCTATTGGCATGCATCGTTCGCGTCTTCGGTCTCTCGTCGCGGTCCTGGCCGCACTGATGGCGGTCGCTCTCGTCGCCTCCTGCGGTTCTTCGGCACCCAAGGCGCGGTCGATCACCCTGACCTTCATCCGGCACGGGGAGTCTCAGGCCAACAAGGACGGGATCATCGACACATCGGTGCCCGGGCCGTCGCTGACGGCGACCGGCGAGCAGCAGGCCGACTCGGTGGCCAATCGGCTGAAAAGCAATGGCTACGACGGGATCTACGCCTCGGAGATGGTACGTACGCAGCAGACGGCGGCCCCGATGTCGAAAGCACTGGGCGAGCCGGTGAACGTGCTGCCCGGCCTCAACGAGATCTCGGCGGGCTGGTTCAACGGCGCCAGCATGGACAGCGCCGCCGCGACGTACCTGGTGGCGCCGATGGACTGGATGCGCGGCTTCACCAACTTCAGCATTCCGGGATCGGTCAGCGGCACCGAGTTCAACAGCAAGTTCAGCTCCGCGGTGCAGCGGATCTACGAAAGCGGCGACACCAAACCCGTCGCGTTCTCCAGCGCCGCCTCGATCATGCTGTGGACACTGCTGAACGTGCGTAACGGCAAGGACAGCCTGGCCACCGACCACCCGCTGCCCAACACCGGCCGGGTCGTGATCACCGGCAACCCCGTCGACGGGTGGACGCTGGTCGACTGGGACGGCATCACTGAGTTCTAAGCTCCGGTGTGGCCAACTTCAGCATGCCGTTGCGCGTGCGCTACGTCGAATGCGATATGCAGGGCCGAGCGTTCAACGGCCACTACCTGACCTGGGTCGACATGGCCCACACAGAGGCGCTGCGCGAGCTGGTGGGCGGCATCCAGATTCTGGTGGAACGCGGGATCGACGTGGTGGTGGCCGCCGCTGAGCTGCAGTTCCGGCGGCCGGCCGGGTTCGACGACGACCTGGTCATCGAGGTCGCCCTCGACCCACCGGGCCGGACGTCGCTGCGCAGCACCTATGTGATCCGGCGCGGCGAGGACGTGGGTGGCCGAGGCGACCATGATCCACGTCTGCGTCGATGCGACGACGTTCGAGAAGCGGCAGTGGCCGGACTGGTTCCGCAACGAGGTCGCCGCCGCGTCTTGACCGCAGCCTGCGGGCCGACCACGATGTCCCCATGCGCTATGTCGTTACCGGCGGTACCGGGTTTCTTGGCCGCCGGGTCGCGGCCCGACTGACGGCCCTCGACGACGCCGACGACGGGCCGGTCGAGCACGTCGTCAACTGCGCACCCGGGTCCACCGAAGAGGCCGTCGCGCTGGCTCGATCCACCGGCGCCCGGCTGCACCACGTGTCGTCGATCGCGGTCGCCGGTGATTACCGTGGCGAGTTCACCGAGGACGACTTCGACGTCGGCCAGCAGTTGCCCGGCGCCCAGCACCGCGCCGCGTTCGCCGCCGAACATCTGGTCCGCATGTCCGGGGTCGGGTTCCGGATCTACCGGACCGGCGTCGTCGTCGGCGACTCACACAGCGGAGAGTCCGACCGGATCGTCGGGCCGCTGCACTTGTTTCCGCTACTGGCCCGGCTGTCCGCGCTGCCGGCGATCACGCCGATCCTGCTGCCCGACATCGGCCGCGCCAACGTAGTGCCGGTGGACTTCGTCTGCGACGCCCTGGTCGAACTGATGCACGCTGACGGCTACGACGGTCAGACGTTCCACCTCACCGCCGACGATACGGTCGGATTACGGCAGGTCTACCGCGCGGTGGCGCGCGAGGCGGGCCTCCCGCCGGTGCGCGGGTCGTTGCCGGCAGCTATCGGCGGGCCTGTGCTACATGCACGCGGCCGGGCAAAAGTGTTGCGGGACATGGCCGCAACGCAGCTCGGCGTCCCAACGGGAGCGCTGGATTCCGCCGATACGCCGACGACGTTCACCGCTGATCTGACGCGGGAAGCATTGGCGTCCAGTGGTATTCATCCGCCCGCGTTCCGCTCGTACGGCCCGGCACTGTGGCGCTACTGGGCGGCCCACCTCGATCCGAAGCGGACCCGCACCGGCGACCCGGCCGGACCGCTGGTGGGCAGGCACGTGATCATCACCGGCGCATCCAGCGGCATCGGCCGCGCGTCGGCACTGGCGGTGGCGCAGCGCGGCGCCACGGTGTTCGCGCTGGCACGCAACGGGGCGGCGCTCGACGAACTGGTGGCCGAGATCCGCGCGGACGGCGGTCAGGCGTACAGCTTCAGCTGCGACGTCACCGACGACGAGTCGGTGGACACGACGATCGCCGAGATCCTGGGCCGCTTCGGCCACGTCGACTATCTGGTCAACAACGCCGGCCGGTCGATCCGCCGTTCGGTGAGTGCCTCGACCGACCGCATGCACGACTACGAGCGGGTGATGGCGGTCAACTACTTCGGCGCGGTGCGGATGGTGCTCGCACTGCTGCCGCACTGGCGCGTGCGGCGTTTCGGGCATGTGGTCAACGTGTCCAGCGCCGGGGTGCAGGCACGCAACCCGAAGTACAGCTCCTACCTGCCGAGCAAGGCCGCACTCGATGCGTTCGCCGATGTGGTGGCCACCGAAACCCTTTCGGACAACATCACATTCACGACGATCCACATGCCGCTGGTGAAGACACCGATGATCGCGCCGTCGGGATGGCGCAATCCGGTGCCGCCGATCAGCGCCGAGCACGCCGCCGCGATGGTGGTGCGCGCCCTGGTCGACAAGCCGGTCCGCATTGACACCCCGCTGGGCACACTGGCCGATGTCGGCCAGTACTTCACCCCCAAGCTGGCCCGGCGGGCCCTGCATCAGCTCTACCTCGGCTATCCGGACTCCCCTGCCGCCCGCGGTGAAGCTCCCGCCCCACCGCCGGCACGACCGGCCCGCGACCGGCCGCGCCGTCGGGTCGTGCGGTTGCGCACACCACGGCCGGTGAAACGGGCGGTGCGGCTGGTTCCGGGCGTGCACTGGTGAGGTGCCGTCCGAGAAGCAGCCTGAGCGCGTAGCGCCGACCCGGCCGGTATCGTTACCGCGGTGACGACGGGGAACGACCAGGTGGCAGGGCTGCCCGTCTTCGCCGATGTGGACACCGGCGTCGACGATGCGATGGCCCTGGTCTACCTACTCGCCAGTGCCGACGCCGATCTGGTGGGCATCGCCTCCACGGGCGGCAACGTCGACGTCGACCAGGTGTGCCGCAACAACCTCGGACTGCTGGAACTGTGCGAGGCCGGCGACATCCCGGTCTCGCGGGGCGCCGAGCAGCCGCTGGCTGACACGATGCGCACCGCCGAGGACACCCACGGTCCAGCAGGCCTCGGCTATGCCGAGCTCCCCGCTCACCGCCGCGAACTGACGTCCTACGACTCCGCCGAGGCGTGGGTGCGGGCCGCACACGCCTACCCCGGAGAGCTGATCGGTCTGGTGACCGGCCCGCTGACCAACCTCGCCCTGGCCGTGCGGGCCGACCCGCAGCTGCCGTCGCTGCTGCGCCGTCTGGTGATCATGGGCGGGTCCTTCGACTACCGCGGCAACACCACCCCGGTGGCCGAGTGGAACATCAGCGTCGACCCGGAGGCCGCCGCCGAGGTGTTCGCTGCCTGGGGGCGGGCTGTGGAGTCGAATGCGATTGAACCGCATCAACTTCCGATCGTGTGCGGGCTGAATTTGACCGAGAACATCGCGCTGACGCCGGCGATCCTGAGCCGCCTGGCCGCTGCGGCGGAGTCGGCGACGGTGGCGATGAGTGTGCTCGATGCCAGGGGAACCCGGTCGGTGGCCGACAATCCGCTGATCCGCGCGCTCGAGGACGCGATGCGGTTCTACTTCGAGTTCCACTTCGACCAGGGCGAAGGGTTCCTGGCTCACCTGCACGACCCGCTGGCAGCAGCCGTCGCATTGGACCCGGGCGTCATCACCACCCGGGCGGCGACCGTCGATGTAGAACTGACCGGGACGCTGACCCGGGCCATGACGATCGCGGACTGGAGCCGCCGCTGGGGACGGGAACCCAACGCGCACATCGGTGTCGGCGTGGACCCGGCGGCCTTCTTCGACCGGTTCATCGAACGAGTGGGGCCGTTCGCCCGGGCGCTGGGTCATTCGTAAACCCCTTCCAGGTACCACCGGCGCTGCCGATAACACAGCAGCAGCGCGGTTCCCGACTCCTCCCCGGCCTGCCCACCCACCAGCACCTGGGCTCGTGCCGTGTGTCCGGTATGGGATTGTCCGGCCTGGTCCCACCATCGTTCGTCCACCGGCCACGGGCCGGCCCACCACCTGAGCTCGCCGCGGTACTGGCCGTCGAGATGTGTCGGCTCGGCGGTGAACATTCCCCGGGCGGTCACCTTGACCGGATTGCCCTGCGCATCAAGAAGTTCCACCGGATCATCGAGCAGAACCGTAGGAGCCGGCTCCGGGAGCCGGCCCGGCCACGGCCGGTCCGGGTCGGCCCTGGGCACCTGTTCGTCACCCAGCGGGGTCAGGGTGATCCGCTCGGCCGGGCCCCGGCCGCCGGACAGCATCGGCAGCTGCACCGCCTCCTGGCCCAGCAGCCCCTGTACCCGGACCAGTGCGCGGCGGGCCCGCAACCGGTCCTCCTCCCCCACCCCACCCCACAGCGGCAGCTGAAGTGCTTCTGCGGAAACAACTTCCACCGGCTGCAGCCGCAACAGCGTCACCGGCGCACGCGGTCGGTCCTGTGGTTTGCGTTGATTGAGCCAGCCGTCGAGCTGCCAGCGCACCCGGTCGGCGGTGGCGTCCTCGGTCAGCGGTTCAGCACACCGCCACACCCGGGTCAGTTCACCGCCGTCGGCGGTGACGGCGTGGATGGCCAGCCGGGTGCACCCGACACCGGCGGACTCCAGGCTGCGGTGCAGCGCCGCTGCCAGCGTCCGGCCGGCGAAGGCGGCGGCGTCGACCCGCTCGATGGGCGGATCGCAGTCGAGCACGGCGTCGAGTTCGGCAGGCACCTCCCGGCCCGAAGGTCCGCGCACCGGCTCCCCGCGCGCCAATCGGTGCGCGGCCACCGCGTCGGCGCCGAACCGGGAGGCCACATCGCTGCGGGACAATCCGGCGAACTGGCCGAAACTGCGAATACCCATCCGCCACAACAGGTCAGCCAGGTCGTCGCGGCCGGGGCCGGACAGGCTCGGCTCGGCGGCGAGCTGCCGGATGGACAGCGCCGAGAGGAACTCCGCGTCCCCGCCCGGTTCGATCATCCGACCGGCCTTGGCGGCGAACACCGCGGTCGCCAACTGGTCGGCGATCCCCACCTGGCATTCGACACCTGCGGCGGCGACAGCGTCGACCAGCCGTTCGGCGGCGTCCTGCTCGGAGCCGAAATACCGGGCCGCACCGCGGACAGCCAACACCAGCAGGCCGGGCCGCAGCACCTCGGCGCGGGGCACCACCTCGTCGACCGCGGCCGTCACCCCTTCGAAGAACCGCGCGTCACGCGCCGGGTCGGCGGCGACCACATGCAACTGCGGGCAGCGGGCCTGCGACTCGCGCCGCCGCAGTCCGCGGCGCACCCCGGCCGCACGGGCCGCCGACGAGCAGGCGATCACCCGGTTGGCCAGGGTGACCGCTACCGGCGCGGTGGCCTCCAGCCCCGCCGCCACCGCCGCAGCGACCGCGGGCCAATCCATGCACCAGATCGCCAGGACCCGGGCGGTCACGTCAGCCGGTCCTCGACCGGATGGAGCGCCCGCTGGCCCGGACCGACAACCGCACCCGGCTGATCCGCCCGCAGCCGGGCACCGGGACACCACTGCGCCCGGCGGTCATCTCATAGCCACGCACCCGCGCGTCGAGCCGGATCGAGGCGCCGTGCCACTCTCCCCGCACGACCACCAGGGTGCAGCCCTTCTGCCGGGCCCGCGCCACCACGGCCCGCGCCCGGGTGGCGGTGACCGTACGACCGGCCAGGCCGAGCACCACCAGGTCCATGCCGTCCATCAACACCGCGGCCACCTCGACAGGGTCGGTGCCCGGATCGGGGATCACCGCGATCCGGCTCAGGTCCGCACCCATCTCCGCGGCGGCGAGCAAGCCGAAATCCGGCACCCCGACCACGGCGACATGGCCACCGCCGGCGGTCACCGAAGCGGCCATGCTCACCGGCAGCGACCTAGCCCCCGAGACCACTGCCACCGCACCGCGCGGCAACCCCCCGGGAAGCAGTGCAGCCAGCGATTCAGGGATCGGTAGCAAACATTCCGACGTCGGGAGCACCTCATCGGCACGCTCGGCGACCTGGCGGGTGACACCTACCTTGCCGGATACCGCAGCCATCTGCTTGCGGAGCTGTTGTAGCTGCTCAGCACGGTTAAATCGGTGTTCTTCCCGGGCAAGCGCCGCCGTCATCGCCCACCTCCAGCTGCGATCGAGAACCACTATGTTCGAAAATATGTTCGATACTGTGAGTAAACACCCGGCCACCGACAGCGTCAAGCGCTCGGGAGTCCCCACATCGACTGATTCGACGCACCGACCCGAGGTTCGCAGGCACGATGAAACGATGAACACCGAGCAGGCCGACAAGATCGCCCACGGTAACGGCTTCGTCGCCGCACTGGACCAGAGCGGCGGCAGCACCCCGAAGGCACTGAAGCTCTACGGCATCGCCGAAGACGCCTACTCCGGGGACGAGCAGATGTTCGATCTGGTCCACCAGATGCGCACCCGGATCATCACCAGCCCAAGCTTCGGCGGTGACCGCATCGTGGCCGCGATCCTGTTCGAAGACACCATGGACCGCGACATCGAGGGCCGCGCCAGCGCCGACTACCTGTGGAACGTCAAGAACGTCGTGCCGATCCTGAAGGTCGACAAGGGCCTGGCCGCCGAGGCGGACGGCGCGCAGGTGATGAAGCCGATCGGCGGCCTCGACGACCTGCTGGCGCGCGCGGTGGGCAAGGGCATCTTCGGCACCAAGATGCGGTCGGTCATCAAGCTTCCCGGCGGTGGGCTCGACGCGGTGGTCGAGCAGCAGTTCGAGGTGGCCGACCAGATCCTGGCCGCCGGCCTGGTGCCCATCATCGAACCCGAGGTCGACATCCACTCCCCCGGCAAGGCTGCCGCCGAGGACCAGCTCAAGACCGCGATCCTGCGCCACCTCGGCGCGCTCGCCGACGGTCGACAGGTGATGCTGAAACTGACCTTGCCCGACACCGACGACCTCTACCGCGACCTGGTCGATCACCCGAAGGTGATGCGGGTGCTCGCACTGTCGGGCGGCTACACCCGTGCTGAAGCCTGCGAGCGGTTGTCCCGCAACCACGGTGTGATCGCCAGTTTCTCCCGCGCCCTCACCGAGGGGCTGACCGCCCAGCAGAGCGACGCCGAGTTCGACAAGACCCTGGATGCGGCGATCGCCGAAATCGCCGCTGCCTCAGGGACTTAACCGAAAATCACTCCCACTCGATGGTGCCGGGCGGCTTGCTCGTGACGTCGAGCACCACCCGGTTCACCTCGGGGACCTCATTGGTGATGCGGGTGGAGATACGCTCGAGCACCTCATAGGGCACCCGGGTCCAGTCCGCGGTCATCGCATCCTCACTGGAGACCGGCCGCAGCACGATCGGATGGCCGTAGGTGCGCCCGTCACCCTGGACACCGACCGAACGCACGTCGGCCAGCAACACCACCGGGCACTGCCAGATCTGGCCGTCCAGCCCGGCCGACGTGAGCTCCTCGCGGGCGATCAAATCCGCGCGCCGCAGCGTGTCCAGACGTCCCGCCGTCACCTCACCGACGATCCGGATACCGAGACCGGGACCCGGGAAGGGTTGGCGGGCAACGATTTCCTCCGGTAGGCCGAGCTCTCGGCCGACCGCGCGGACCTCGTCTTTGAACAGCAGCCGCAACGGCTCGACGAGTTTGAACTTCAGGTCGGCAGGCAGGCCGCCGACGTTGTGGTGGCTCTTGATGTTCGCCGTGCCGGTGCCGCCGCCGGACTCGACGACGTCGGGGTACAGCGTGCCCTGCACCAGGAAGTCAACGGGGTGGCCGTCGGAGTCGCCCTCGGCAAGCAGGTCGCGCACCGCACCCTCGAAGGCGCGGATGAACTCACGGCCGATGATCTTGCGTTTGCCCTCCGGGTCGTGCACACCCGAAAGTGCTTCCAGGAAGCGCTCTTCGGCGTCCACCGTGACCAGCCTGGCGCCGGTCGCGGCGACGAAGTCGCGCTGCACCTGGGCGCGTTCACCGGCGCGCAGCAGGCCGTGGTCGACGAACACACAGGTCAGTCGGTCGCCGATGGCCCGCTGCACCAGCGCGGCGGCCACCGCGGAGTCCACCCCGCCGGACAACCCGCAGAT encodes:
- a CDS encoding AraC family transcriptional regulator, translated to MDLLQEHLVRARASGGVFARSTAVPPWGLRLPGTIQLAVHAVVQGSAWLWLDGIGNPIELRPGDLALVRGGPDHFIGDQPGATCVTHEEFQSLPDAEEADSQGGASVFLCGAYRFAGDIGQGLVDALPPMLPLPATVDDPIHAVVTLLSREMLHAQPGRQTVLDRLLDVLVVFGLRSGLTRSSNPPAWFHAASDPRLAPALHAIHGQPEKPWTVDELAAIAHMSRATFARAFQQVLGQSPMRYLTDWRMALARDLLLASDATLGQIAAQIGYSSVYAFTTAFHRHHGQPPRRWQLATISHP
- a CDS encoding MaoC/PaaZ C-terminal domain-containing protein; the protein is MALDPTAIGARTEPQLYEWTERDTLLYALGVGAGVDDLAYTTENSHDIAQQVLPTFAVICCTGFAAVGKVGSFNFGLLLHGSQEIRLHKPLPASGSLSVVSEVADIQDKGEGKNGIVMMRGIGTDPATGELVAETLSTAVIRGAGGFGGQPGQRPAAPEFPDREPDARVVAPTRADQALIYRLSGDRNPLHSDPWFAREMAGFPTPILHGLCTYGFAGRALLAELAGNDASKLTAVAARFSAPVFPGETLTTSIWRTEAGKAIYRTEAAGPDGAGARVVLDDGVAEYTN
- a CDS encoding histidine phosphatase family protein, whose amino-acid sequence is MHRSRLRSLVAVLAALMAVALVASCGSSAPKARSITLTFIRHGESQANKDGIIDTSVPGPSLTATGEQQADSVANRLKSNGYDGIYASEMVRTQQTAAPMSKALGEPVNVLPGLNEISAGWFNGASMDSAAATYLVAPMDWMRGFTNFSIPGSVSGTEFNSKFSSAVQRIYESGDTKPVAFSSAASIMLWTLLNVRNGKDSLATDHPLPNTGRVVITGNPVDGWTLVDWDGITEF
- a CDS encoding acyl-CoA thioesterase: MANFSMPLRVRYVECDMQGRAFNGHYLTWVDMAHTEALRELVGGIQILVERGIDVVVAAAELQFRRPAGFDDDLVIEVALDPPGRTSLRSTYVIRRGEDVGGRGDHDPRLRRCDDVREAAVAGLVPQRGRRRVLTAACGPTTMSPCAMSLPAVPGFLAAGSRPD
- a CDS encoding SDR family oxidoreductase; the encoded protein is MRYVVTGGTGFLGRRVAARLTALDDADDGPVEHVVNCAPGSTEEAVALARSTGARLHHVSSIAVAGDYRGEFTEDDFDVGQQLPGAQHRAAFAAEHLVRMSGVGFRIYRTGVVVGDSHSGESDRIVGPLHLFPLLARLSALPAITPILLPDIGRANVVPVDFVCDALVELMHADGYDGQTFHLTADDTVGLRQVYRAVAREAGLPPVRGSLPAAIGGPVLHARGRAKVLRDMAATQLGVPTGALDSADTPTTFTADLTREALASSGIHPPAFRSYGPALWRYWAAHLDPKRTRTGDPAGPLVGRHVIITGASSGIGRASALAVAQRGATVFALARNGAALDELVAEIRADGGQAYSFSCDVTDDESVDTTIAEILGRFGHVDYLVNNAGRSIRRSVSASTDRMHDYERVMAVNYFGAVRMVLALLPHWRVRRFGHVVNVSSAGVQARNPKYSSYLPSKAALDAFADVVATETLSDNITFTTIHMPLVKTPMIAPSGWRNPVPPISAEHAAAMVVRALVDKPVRIDTPLGTLADVGQYFTPKLARRALHQLYLGYPDSPAARGEAPAPPPARPARDRPRRRVVRLRTPRPVKRAVRLVPGVHW
- a CDS encoding nucleoside hydrolase, with product MALVYLLASADADLVGIASTGGNVDVDQVCRNNLGLLELCEAGDIPVSRGAEQPLADTMRTAEDTHGPAGLGYAELPAHRRELTSYDSAEAWVRAAHAYPGELIGLVTGPLTNLALAVRADPQLPSLLRRLVIMGGSFDYRGNTTPVAEWNISVDPEAAAEVFAAWGRAVESNAIEPHQLPIVCGLNLTENIALTPAILSRLAAAAESATVAMSVLDARGTRSVADNPLIRALEDAMRFYFEFHFDQGEGFLAHLHDPLAAAVALDPGVITTRAATVDVELTGTLTRAMTIADWSRRWGREPNAHIGVGVDPAAFFDRFIERVGPFARALGHS
- a CDS encoding DNA polymerase Y family protein, which translates into the protein MDWPAVAAAVAAGLEATAPVAVTLANRVIACSSAARAAGVRRGLRRRESQARCPQLHVVAADPARDARFFEGVTAAVDEVVPRAEVLRPGLLVLAVRGAARYFGSEQDAAERLVDAVAAAGVECQVGIADQLATAVFAAKAGRMIEPGGDAEFLSALSIRQLAAEPSLSGPGRDDLADLLWRMGIRSFGQFAGLSRSDVASRFGADAVAAHRLARGEPVRGPSGREVPAELDAVLDCDPPIERVDAAAFAGRTLAAALHRSLESAGVGCTRLAIHAVTADGGELTRVWRCAEPLTEDATADRVRWQLDGWLNQRKPQDRPRAPVTLLRLQPVEVVSAEALQLPLWGGVGEEDRLRARRALVRVQGLLGQEAVQLPMLSGGRGPAERITLTPLGDEQVPRADPDRPWPGRLPEPAPTVLLDDPVELLDAQGNPVKVTARGMFTAEPTHLDGQYRGELRWWAGPWPVDERWWDQAGQSHTGHTARAQVLVGGQAGEESGTALLLCYRQRRWYLEGVYE
- a CDS encoding fructose bisphosphate aldolase; amino-acid sequence: MNTEQADKIAHGNGFVAALDQSGGSTPKALKLYGIAEDAYSGDEQMFDLVHQMRTRIITSPSFGGDRIVAAILFEDTMDRDIEGRASADYLWNVKNVVPILKVDKGLAAEADGAQVMKPIGGLDDLLARAVGKGIFGTKMRSVIKLPGGGLDAVVEQQFEVADQILAAGLVPIIEPEVDIHSPGKAAAEDQLKTAILRHLGALADGRQVMLKLTLPDTDDLYRDLVDHPKVMRVLALSGGYTRAEACERLSRNHGVIASFSRALTEGLTAQQSDAEFDKTLDAAIAEIAAASGT
- the guaA gene encoding glutamine-hydrolyzing GMP synthase — translated: MTAESPRPVLVVDFGAQYAQLIARRVREARVFSEVIPHTTTVEEIKARDPQAIVLSGGPASVYAEGAPQLDPAVFDLEVPVFGICYGFQAMAQALGGTVAHTGTSEYGRTEMEVVGGELHSGLPGKQPVWMSHGDAVTSAPEGFEVVAVSAGAPVAAFEDRARRLAGVQYHPEVMHSPHGQQVLSRFLHDFAGIGAVWTPANIAETLIEQIREQIGDGKAICGLSGGVDSAVAAALVQRAIGDRLTCVFVDHGLLRAGERAQVQRDFVAATGARLVTVDAEERFLEALSGVHDPEGKRKIIGREFIRAFEGAVRDLLAEGDSDGHPVDFLVQGTLYPDVVESGGGTGTANIKSHHNVGGLPADLKFKLVEPLRLLFKDEVRAVGRELGLPEEIVARQPFPGPGLGIRIVGEVTAGRLDTLRRADLIAREELTSAGLDGQIWQCPVVLLADVRSVGVQGDGRTYGHPIVLRPVSSEDAMTADWTRVPYEVLERISTRITNEVPEVNRVVLDVTSKPPGTIEWE